From Augochlora pura isolate Apur16 unplaced genomic scaffold, APUR_v2.2.1 APUR_unplaced_443, whole genome shotgun sequence:
CaagaacattattattatatgcacATACATTCAATGGAATTATTAGTTTCGATATTCTTATATTCTTCTATTACGTACGAACCCGGTCGTACCgtgcatttttcaaacatttcattcccagaaaattctaatctccCCTACAGCGACTCATTAGGCGGCGACCGCCGCGTTTTAGACAAACAGAAGGCCCCGAGCGTCGCGGTCTCCCACGCATCAAAACTTCACAAAAAACCACGTAGACGCATTCCTACCCCCAGATTTCCACCGAATTTCGGGGTATAAAAGGGCCCCGTTTTCATCCCTCAGTGGGCAGTACGCAACCAAAGTCGGCAGGCTATAGACTACGTATCGTTCTCGTCAAAACTGTCAGGCTGTACGaacccccgcatttctcagtgcgtCAAAACCGAGAGCACGGGACTTAGGTACCGCGATTACACAAGCTACAATTGTAACAGTtttctttctgtaatatattttgtcatttttatatttaacctagAGTTAAATNNNNNNNNNNNNNNNNNNNNNNNNNNNNNNNNNNNNNNNNNNNNNNNNNNNNNNNNNNNNNNNNNNNNNNNNNNNNNNNNNNNNNNNNNNNNNNNNNNNNtgatggaaatttcaatcataacatttagtgaagaaaaaaaggtactcaaaaactgtaaactttaaatttgttgttgctggcaactttataaatgactattgcgtacaacaaaacgcagttgtcaaaaaatagcaaacgtcACTGTCAATTAACAAGCCTAGAACTTGTCATTCCACTGTTTGTTGTACATTTCCCAAATGTAAAGGCTATTCCacaatttcgtgtaataaatgtggagttaatttgtgcttgaataaaaataataattgttttttaaattattatttagaataaaggaaaataagtaaacaatatcttttgatttatttagtactgagctatatatgtaacaatgcataatgatgtaaatttccatcatactgttttttaaataattcaaattcttatttatactaggatttttttaaatatttttcctttaatctagagcattaattacatcaacctgatttattttaaaaaaataggaattcttattccggctcgtaggccccgacggtgaaacagacgtcggctcatctacgagttACCTTCCTGTGGGTCCCGGTGGTGAAACAGACATCGGCTCGTCCGCAATTGTTTAGTCCTTATACCCCCAATTCTACCATTAAACGAAACCTCGGTCACGCACAACTGCcttagccctcggctcgtaacactTCTAACACATAAAATCCacatatttgttatttaaacgtttaaataaaaaataaaaataattacatgttatttgaataaatctaaataaattatttaagctAATATGATTAGTTTATACAATCTGTACGCTACTTGCGTTCACTATTGAAATATGAACATGAATCACGtgtttcatcaatttttatgcttGTTACATTCGTTAAAATGTATGCGATAAGTAGTATTAATCAAAAGATaaggataataaaaatttgaattgaaaCGTTTCAATTACAACAATGCGAAactttaacaaattgaaaattaaagaatgagatataaaaatgtaaagacaatagacaaattaaaaaatattgttacattattgtGCACTTAGCAAAGTTACCTTTTGCCTTATGCAATCAAGATAAAGATCACGcagtttaattgttataaatggAAGAGAAATATTCTGAAGTATTCGATTACAAAGAATTCAGTCGATTATTATCTAGTATGTATTAGtaccttgaataagttctcgctgttttcttcacaaataaaagctttatttaaaatacaacgttcaaaatcagttcactcaaagtattgcccattactagcactaaacgtaccggcatttttctatacctaatctTACCATAGGGGGTCATTTGACCCCTTATGAAATAAACGTagatttttcgtaaaaaattctttatttattaaaggaaataatttgcaaCATCATTTCTGATTTCGTCTAAAATGaaacacatatttttattgttataaacaaaacaattgactaattacgatttttacgGTTTTATGTTTGGTACTCAATATCACTACTTTTTTTCTTGGTTTAGATTTATAAATCGTTAGCGTACAGTCATTTGATTTGTATATCAGTGTTGAAAGAAGTTTCAAATTATCTTTCGTTGTTTTTGCAAGTGCGGGCAATTCCCTCCTGTTCGCACGCATTGTTCCCACTAACGTTGTCCTTTTCGCCAATAATTTTGCAGCCAAAGATGAAGacgtaaaaaaattgtcggttgtaatatttcttctacaGTTGGTGAAAGGTTCAACTAATTTCATCACCATAAATTCGCCGAGTGGTATTGACGTCGGTCTGGTTTCATCACGTCCTAAGTAAGGCAAACCGTTTACAAGGTATTTGGTTTTTACATCAGACGCTAACCAAAACTTTATGCCAAATTTGTCGGGTTTGTTTGGCATATATTGCGTAAATTTACATCTAGTTTTCGTAGGAAAGAGTTGCTCATCAATGCTGAGATCCGCACCTGGCTTGTAACAACTCTGGCAATTTTCTATGAATTGCTTCCATACGTCTGAAATGAGAGCGTATTTGTCCCTCACCTAAACGTTGGATTCGTTGACTTCTGTCATCGAACCGCAGAAATCTCAAAATTTCTGAGAAGGCGTTCCTACACATTGCATTCGAAAAAAAGGGAGGTCCCCATTTCGAATTCCACAGGCGGGAAATGGATACATTTTTTGCCTGATAAGCGCCACGAGCATATAACACTCCAATGAatgcatataatttttttataggcAGCTCCCATGCAGTCCCCAAAACTCGTAAAGCTTCTgcttctgtatatttttttatgttttcaatAATGGTGTGATCTATTATCACGAAAAATGCGGATGAGGCTTTACCaaacataatatttcttttggcGTGTGCCGTTGGACCTGAAATTTCTCTGAAAGTAAGTGATGGCCTTCCGATTGTCGGCCCTTCTCGGATTCGCTGCCAAACAGTTCCATCAACAGCCGTGACAGTGTCTTCAAAATTCTGTTCACTATCACTTTCAGAATCCGATAAAAACCTTCGGTGCCTCTGTACTCTACGGAGATTCAAAAAATACGCATTTTCATCGGCAACCACATTATCATCCTGAGTTTCCTCACTGTCTGGAAAATCACTTTGACTTTCGCTTTGATCATCTTCAGAAATCGAATCTTCTTCACCTGAATTCACTTCACTTATTTGTCGAATTCTTTCCAACTCTCTCATTGACCGTGCGGACATATTCAGGGTTGCAGTGAAACACAAGTCCAACTGAATGTAACAGAAATTGTCAAATGAAACTTGTAGATGACACAAGGTGAGAAATTAGGTGGGTTG
This genomic window contains:
- the LOC144477847 gene encoding uncharacterized protein LOC144477847, producing MSARSMRELERIRQISEVNSGEEDSISEDDQSESQSDFPDSEETQDDNVVADENAYFLNLRRVQRHRRFLSDSESDSEQNFEDTVTAVDGTVWQRIREGPTIGRPSLTFREISGPTAHAKRNIMFGKASSAFFVIIDHTIIENIKKYTEAEALRVLGTAWELPIKKLYAFIGVLYARGAYQAKNVSISRLWNSKWGPPFFSNAMCRNAFSEILRFLRFDDRSQRIQRLGEGQIRSHFRRMEAIHRKLPELLQARCGSQH